The nucleotide sequence AGGGCGAGTTCCCGCCTGACGCGGTGACAGGGCATGCGATTGATTTTATCAAACAGAAACGGGAGCAGCCTTTTTTCCTGTACCTGTCTTACTTCCATGTGCATACACCGGTCCGGGCACCGACTGACTGGCTGGTGAAAAAGTATCAGAAGCGGGCTGCGGCTGACACGGGTGACGAGATCCTCCGCACCCATTATGGTGCGTTCATCGAAACGCTGGATGCTTATGTGGGGCAGGTCCTGACAGCCTTGGATCAACAGGGTTTACGCGAATCGACGCTGGTTGTATTCACGTCCGATAACGGTGGGCATCCCGAGTACGCCGACAATGCGCCTCTGCGAGGCAGTAAATGGAACCTGTATGAAGCGGGCATCCGCGTGCCTCTGCTGGTGCGCTGGCCGCAGCACGTTCAAGCAGGAAGCGGCTGCACAAAACCGGTGAGTGGAATCGATCTGTTTCCTACGTTTTGTGATGTGGCACGGGTGGATTGCTCTGCGTTGACACTGGATGGTGAGAGCCTGCTTCCCCTGTTCCACGGGGCAACTGCTGCCTGGCCTGAACGGGCTTTAACGTGGCACTTCCCTTATTACCATCCGGAAAAAGGTTATACCAAAGCGAAAGAGACAATCGAAATAAACGACTTCATCGTCAGCAAAACGAAACCGGTGTCTGCCATTCGCCGGGGGGACTGGAAACTACTGCAATTTTATGAAACCGAACAGAGTGAGTTGTACGACTTGAGCAAGGATCCTTCCGAGCAACGCAACCTCAGTAGTACTCACCCGAAGCAAGCAGCAGAACTGCAGTCCGAATTGAAACAGAAGC is from Gimesia maris and encodes:
- a CDS encoding sulfatase, which codes for MLRALSVLLLICLCQPVSAAEKSPNIVFILADDLGWKDLGCYGGTLAETPHLDQLASEGMKFTNAYSPAPICSASRAAILTGKTPARLHFEFVTKPAGVKPPVRQLMPPAYTQNLSLDEVTIAEILQQADYQTGFFGKWHVCEHFKHYLGWNPTHGPKQQGFQSAKETFGSHPYAKKFNWQPGDFKEGEFPPDAVTGHAIDFIKQKREQPFFLYLSYFHVHTPVRAPTDWLVKKYQKRAAADTGDEILRTHYGAFIETLDAYVGQVLTALDQQGLRESTLVVFTSDNGGHPEYADNAPLRGSKWNLYEAGIRVPLLVRWPQHVQAGSGCTKPVSGIDLFPTFCDVARVDCSALTLDGESLLPLFHGATAAWPERALTWHFPYYHPEKGYTKAKETIEINDFIVSKTKPVSAIRRGDWKLLQFYETEQSELYDLSKDPSEQRNLSSTHPKQAAELQSELKQKLQAQRARYPVAAKAE